The Saccharomycodes ludwigii strain NBRC 1722 chromosome II, whole genome shotgun sequence genome window below encodes:
- the SEC66 gene encoding Sec63 complex subunit SEC66 (similar to Saccharomyces cerevisiae YBR171W | SEC66 | SECretory), giving the protein MSSSSFNDTYEKFGNFTNGTAGNNTQNENVLTKKVSVYTPLIYVSILIISLLIFGSKYKKNQQIKKNQLPSIFDNDEPRNLYYQLKQMDGIHEKVLQAALLNRGAEAVRRSFKLKEAGPQFEILYKTGAMGDDYYERCQREVKIVEAEFKSCLQEAEMMQKGWAQNYVALCREICFTEALRRRYASIPKRCLLYKKIVSA; this is encoded by the coding sequence atgtCATCTTCAAGTTTCAACGACACATATGAAAAGTTCGGTAATTTCACTAATGGAACAGCTGGCAATAATAcacaaaatgaaaatgttcTAACAAAAAAGGTCTCTGTATATACGCCTTTAATATATGTTTCCATTCTAATTATTTCCTTGTTAATATTTGGATCTAAATACAAGaaaaatcaacaaattaagaaaaatcaATTGCCCTCTATATTTGACAATGATGAACCCAGAAATTTATACTATCAATTGAAACAAATGGATGGAATACATGAAAAAGTGTTACAGGCTGCACTATTAAATAGAGGCGCTGAGGCGGTTAGAAGATcctttaaattaaaagaagcaGGCCCCCAATTTGAAATTCTGTATAAGACAGGTGCTATGGGtgatgattattatgaaaGGTGCCAACGTGAAGTTAAAATCGTTGAAGctgaatttaaaagttgtttaCAAGAAGCAGAGATGATGCAAAAGGGATGGGCTCAGAATTATGTTGCATTGTGTAGAGAAATTTGTTTTACTGAGGCTTTGAGAAGACGTTACGCCAGCATTCCAAAAAGATGTCTTTTATATAAGAAAATAGTTAGCGCATAA